One genomic region from Melioribacteraceae bacterium encodes:
- a CDS encoding VWA domain-containing protein, which produces MLGDVTFAYPWILYLLILLPFFFYLYWKRKDNITPNITFSSLQMFGDVPKSLKEKLVHLPAVLRIIALALLIVAFARPQTFSSGENIYTEGIDIAMVLDISGSMLAEDFKPNRLEAAKKVIDDFIKGRTTDKIGLVIFSGESFTQCPLTIDYSVLSNLLKEIYSGMIQDGTAIGNAIANGVNRLKDSKAKSKVMILLTDGVNNAGEIDPVTSAQIAQQFGIRIYTVGVGTIGEAPYPFQTPFGKRYQMVPVEIDEALLKQISNITGAKYFRATNNRKLVEIYEEIDRLEKTRVEVTSYRHAKELYFSWALAGFLLLLAEFGLSRTYLRKLP; this is translated from the coding sequence ATGCTAGGTGATGTGACTTTCGCATATCCTTGGATTCTCTATTTACTGATTTTATTGCCGTTCTTTTTCTACCTCTACTGGAAGAGAAAGGATAACATCACTCCGAATATTACTTTTTCATCTCTGCAGATGTTCGGTGATGTACCGAAAAGCCTGAAAGAAAAACTGGTCCATCTGCCTGCTGTTTTAAGAATTATTGCTCTGGCACTTTTAATTGTTGCATTTGCCCGACCTCAAACGTTTTCGAGCGGCGAGAATATTTATACCGAGGGAATTGATATAGCAATGGTTCTCGATATTTCCGGAAGTATGCTGGCCGAGGATTTTAAACCGAACCGCCTCGAAGCTGCTAAAAAGGTAATAGACGATTTTATTAAGGGAAGGACTACAGATAAAATAGGCCTGGTGATTTTCTCTGGTGAAAGTTTTACTCAATGCCCGTTAACTATCGATTATTCGGTCCTGAGTAATCTGCTTAAAGAGATTTACAGCGGTATGATTCAGGACGGCACTGCAATCGGGAATGCGATTGCTAACGGTGTTAACCGGCTTAAGGACAGCAAAGCCAAGAGCAAGGTAATGATTCTGCTGACTGACGGCGTCAATAACGCCGGCGAAATTGATCCGGTCACTTCGGCACAAATTGCTCAGCAGTTCGGTATAAGAATCTATACTGTGGGCGTCGGGACTATTGGAGAAGCTCCTTACCCGTTTCAGACACCATTTGGCAAACGTTACCAGATGGTTCCCGTTGAAATTGATGAAGCACTCTTAAAACAGATTTCGAATATTACGGGCGCTAAATATTTCCGGGCTACTAATAACCGGAAGCTTGTCGAGATTTATGAGGAGATCGACAGGCTTGAAAAAACAAGAGTAGAAGTAACCTCCTACAGGCATGCGAAAGAATTATACTTTAGTTGGGCGCTGGCCGGATTTCTTCTGCTGCTTGCAGAGTTTGGACTCTCAAGAACCTATTTAAGAAAATTGCCGTAA
- a CDS encoding DUF58 domain-containing protein, giving the protein MLNKELLKQVKQIEIRTRGIVNDVFSGEYHSVFKGRGMEFAEVREYQIGDDVRSIDWNVSARFGHPFIKIFEEERELTVMLLVDLSGSLVFGSIDKTKQQIAAEISAILTLSALKNNDKVGLILFTDQIEKFIPPKKGKSHSLRIIREVLSFEPQGNKTNLKSALEYFNHAIKKKAIVFLISDFFDTGYEKILRIVGKKHDLIGIVLSDPREKEIIGSGLIKFRDAETGSIRYVDTDSRDFQINFRETQKRFNNYRKQLFITSRLDSIEIQSGGSYIKPLVDFFKMREKRW; this is encoded by the coding sequence ATGCTGAATAAAGAATTATTAAAGCAGGTAAAACAGATTGAGATCCGGACACGCGGAATTGTAAACGATGTTTTCTCCGGAGAGTATCACTCCGTATTTAAGGGCCGGGGAATGGAATTCGCCGAAGTTCGCGAATACCAGATCGGCGACGATGTGCGCAGTATCGACTGGAATGTGAGTGCCCGCTTCGGTCATCCGTTTATTAAGATTTTTGAAGAGGAACGCGAACTTACCGTTATGCTCCTCGTGGATTTGAGCGGCTCGCTTGTTTTCGGCTCGATCGATAAGACCAAACAGCAGATAGCCGCAGAGATAAGTGCAATTCTTACTCTTTCCGCTCTTAAGAATAACGATAAAGTGGGTCTTATTCTTTTCACTGATCAGATAGAAAAATTCATACCGCCGAAAAAAGGGAAGAGCCACTCGCTCAGAATAATTAGAGAAGTCCTTTCGTTTGAACCGCAGGGGAACAAAACAAATCTGAAATCCGCACTCGAATATTTTAACCATGCAATAAAGAAAAAAGCAATTGTCTTTCTGATATCGGACTTCTTCGATACCGGTTACGAAAAGATTTTAAGAATTGTTGGCAAGAAGCACGATCTAATCGGAATAGTTCTCTCCGATCCCCGGGAAAAGGAAATCATCGGCTCGGGATTGATTAAGTTCAGAGACGCTGAAACCGGCAGTATCCGCTATGTCGATACAGACAGCAGGGATTTTCAGATTAACTTCAGGGAGACACAAAAGAGATTTAACAATTACAGAAAACAGCTTTTCATTACGAGCCGACTCGACTCAATCGAAATTCAATCGGGAGGTTCATATATAAAACCGCTTGTAGATTTCTTCAAGATGAGAGAAAAAAGATGGTAA
- a CDS encoding MoxR family ATPase — translation MDITALNERIRRESEFIDTLLNEVGRVIIGQKQMLERLVIGLLGNGHVLLEGVPGLAKTLAIKSLSASMKAKFQRIQFTPDLLPADLIGTLIYNQKESNFTIKKGPIFANFILADEINRAPAKVQSALLEAMQERQVTIGENTFKLDEPFLVLATQNPIEQEGTYPLPEAQVDRFMLKVKISYPTREEEQKIMRMNSTGELPVPKPVIDPQDILKARKLVSEIYVDEKIEKYILDIVFATRNPKDYGLDELTELISYGASPRASINLALGARAMAFIRRRGYVIPEDVRSICSDVLRHRIAVTYEAEAEDITSETIISKILNRIEVP, via the coding sequence TTGGATATCACAGCGCTCAATGAAAGAATTCGTCGTGAAAGTGAATTCATTGATACACTCCTAAATGAAGTTGGAAGAGTGATTATAGGTCAGAAGCAGATGCTAGAAAGACTTGTAATCGGTCTCCTCGGAAATGGTCATGTACTTCTCGAAGGTGTACCCGGTCTTGCTAAGACTCTTGCTATAAAATCTCTTTCTGCTTCAATGAAAGCAAAATTCCAGAGAATCCAGTTTACTCCGGACCTTCTGCCTGCCGACCTGATCGGTACTCTGATCTATAATCAGAAGGAGAGTAATTTTACGATTAAGAAGGGGCCGATCTTCGCGAATTTTATTCTGGCCGATGAAATAAACCGTGCCCCTGCTAAAGTTCAGAGTGCTCTCCTCGAAGCAATGCAGGAACGCCAGGTTACTATCGGCGAAAATACTTTCAAACTTGATGAACCCTTCCTGGTGCTTGCTACTCAGAATCCGATTGAACAGGAAGGTACATATCCTCTCCCCGAAGCTCAGGTGGATCGATTCATGCTCAAAGTGAAAATCTCCTATCCGACACGTGAGGAGGAACAGAAGATTATGAGAATGAATTCAACCGGTGAACTGCCTGTCCCGAAACCGGTAATCGACCCTCAGGATATCCTCAAGGCAAGAAAACTTGTAAGCGAAATTTATGTTGACGAAAAAATAGAGAAGTATATACTCGATATAGTTTTTGCTACCCGTAATCCGAAAGATTACGGTCTGGATGAATTAACAGAACTGATAAGCTACGGTGCTTCACCGCGCGCATCTATTAACCTCGCGCTCGGTGCCCGCGCTATGGCATTTATTCGCAGAAGGGGATATGTAATTCCCGAAGATGTCCGTTCAATCTGTTCGGATGTGCTTCGTCACCGTATCGCGGTTACTTATGAAGCCGAAGCGGAGGATATAACTTCCGAAACTATTATTTCTAAAATATTGAACCGGATTGAAGTACCCTGA
- a CDS encoding class I SAM-dependent rRNA methyltransferase — MNRLILKKKEEIRIKHGHLWVFSNEVERIENDGSTIENGDLISISDHKGNYIASGFYNTNSLITARILTNKVEFDLNSLFEEKLSAAFELRRRIYPERNSFRMVFSESDYLPGLIIDKYNNSFVLQIYSSGMEKRTELIIRILKEKYDAVNIFSRNEEYFRKLECLPEEDKVYSGSRTDEIIDDGFVKYKIDFNSSQKTGFYFDQCDNREFVGRFCKDKSVLDCFCNSGGFGLHAALNGAGSVTFVDSSSQELKNASGNFVLNGFNSESQFIDSDVFDYLEKCISQNLKFDAVIIDPPAFAKNKKSLPKAIKGYEKLNRLAMQIVTPGGFLFTSSCSYHLKDSQFLEILNSASVKSGREVQQFYYNNASKDHPKNPAMEETSYLKFSALSVL; from the coding sequence TTGAACCGTTTAATACTTAAAAAGAAAGAAGAAATCCGTATAAAACACGGGCATCTCTGGGTTTTCAGCAATGAAGTAGAAAGAATTGAAAATGACGGTTCCACAATTGAAAACGGCGACCTGATCTCAATATCCGATCATAAAGGAAATTATATTGCATCGGGCTTTTATAATACAAATTCACTTATTACCGCAAGAATTCTGACAAATAAAGTTGAATTCGATCTTAACAGTCTCTTTGAAGAGAAACTTTCAGCAGCTTTTGAACTGAGGAGGAGGATATATCCGGAACGAAATTCCTTCAGAATGGTTTTCAGCGAAAGTGATTATCTGCCCGGCCTTATTATCGATAAGTACAATAATTCATTTGTTCTCCAGATCTATTCTTCGGGAATGGAAAAAAGGACCGAACTGATAATCAGGATATTAAAAGAAAAATATGATGCAGTAAATATCTTTTCCAGGAACGAAGAGTATTTCAGAAAACTTGAATGTTTGCCTGAAGAGGATAAAGTATATTCCGGCAGCAGGACGGATGAAATTATTGATGATGGATTCGTAAAGTATAAAATTGATTTCAATTCCTCGCAAAAGACCGGCTTCTATTTCGATCAGTGTGACAACAGGGAATTTGTTGGACGTTTCTGCAAAGACAAATCCGTACTCGATTGCTTCTGCAATTCGGGCGGATTCGGTCTCCATGCGGCGTTGAACGGAGCCGGCTCTGTCACCTTTGTCGATTCTTCCTCGCAGGAGCTGAAGAACGCTTCCGGAAATTTCGTGCTTAACGGATTCAATTCGGAAAGTCAATTTATTGATTCTGATGTTTTTGATTATTTGGAAAAGTGTATTTCGCAGAATCTGAAATTCGATGCCGTGATTATTGATCCCCCGGCTTTCGCGAAGAATAAAAAAAGCCTTCCCAAGGCTATTAAAGGTTATGAAAAACTGAACCGGCTTGCAATGCAGATTGTAACTCCCGGCGGTTTTCTTTTTACTTCTTCATGTTCATATCACCTTAAAGATTCTCAATTCCTCGAAATATTAAATTCAGCCTCAGTAAAATCGGGAAGAGAGGTTCAGCAATTCTATTATAATAATGCTTCCAAGGATCACCCGAAAAATCCGGCGATGGAGGAAACTTCTTACCTTAAATTTTCGGCTCTCAGCGTCCTGTAA
- a CDS encoding GW dipeptide domain-containing protein translates to MRFRYVFILMAALIITACSKNEENESIENKSNAQQHKVTVQEVIQVTDYTYLRVTEDGKEYWMAAPKAEFKEGEVVLYNKAMEMKNFTSKELDKTFDSILFIDAASVKLGEGIMNQPQKPVLAKEEVKVEPVIGGITIEQIFSKPESYSNKIVKVKGKVVKVNTGIMKRNWVHLQDGTKYKDDFDLTITTNENVKVGDVVIFEGKIVLNKDFGYGYSYKVLMEDAKAATNL, encoded by the coding sequence ATGAGATTCAGATACGTGTTTATTCTGATGGCTGCACTAATAATTACGGCCTGTTCAAAAAATGAGGAGAATGAGAGCATAGAGAATAAATCGAATGCACAACAGCATAAAGTTACTGTTCAGGAAGTTATTCAGGTTACAGATTACACCTACCTTCGTGTAACCGAAGACGGAAAAGAATACTGGATGGCAGCACCTAAAGCCGAATTCAAGGAAGGCGAAGTGGTTCTCTACAACAAGGCGATGGAGATGAAAAACTTTACAAGCAAAGAGCTCGACAAAACGTTCGACTCGATATTATTTATCGATGCCGCGAGTGTAAAACTTGGTGAGGGAATAATGAATCAGCCGCAGAAACCTGTTCTTGCAAAGGAGGAAGTTAAAGTTGAACCGGTGATAGGCGGGATTACAATAGAACAGATTTTCTCCAAGCCTGAATCATATTCAAACAAGATTGTAAAAGTAAAAGGGAAAGTTGTTAAAGTTAATACCGGAATTATGAAGAGGAACTGGGTCCATTTGCAGGACGGAACGAAATATAAAGATGATTTCGATCTTACAATTACAACAAATGAGAATGTAAAAGTTGGAGACGTAGTAATTTTTGAAGGCAAGATTGTTCTGAACAAAGATTTCGGATACGGTTATTCCTACAAAGTTCTAATGGAAGATGCCAAAGCGGCTACTAACCTATAA
- the sthA gene encoding Si-specific NAD(P)(+) transhydrogenase: MEKYDTIIIGSGPGGEGAAMACAKHGKKVAVCDDFSLVGGANTHKGTIPSKALRHASQILMDGGRLAGSDYQTLLRQTESIIKNQVELRESFYRRNSVNLLIGRARFIDLHKIEVTEHTGLKKVYQSDAFVIATGSRPYHPPDVDFTHPRIIDSDKLLKIQDNPKTLTIYGAGVIGCEYASIFRGLSIKVNLINTRHQLLSFLDDEIIDALAYHLRENGVLIRHNEEYEKVVPDDKGVTIYLKSNKQIRSEYLLWAQGRTGNSQNMGLEEMGIIPDGRGSIPVNQYYQTVVPHIYAVGDVIGYPSLASAAYDQGRFAARNLLYNEQATLKIEDIPTGIYTLPEISSVGLNERELTEKKIPYEVGHSFFRHLARAQITGRTVGMLKILFHRDTLEILGIHCFGYGASEIIHIGQAIMSQKGEGNSLIYFVNTTFNYPTMAEAYRVAALNGINRVELIKKGLR, encoded by the coding sequence ATGGAAAAATATGACACAATTATAATAGGCAGCGGACCCGGCGGAGAAGGTGCTGCCATGGCTTGCGCTAAACACGGAAAAAAAGTTGCTGTATGCGACGATTTCTCACTCGTCGGCGGTGCTAATACACATAAAGGTACTATTCCAAGTAAAGCCCTCCGGCATGCAAGTCAGATACTCATGGATGGCGGAAGACTCGCCGGTTCGGATTACCAGACACTTCTTCGTCAGACTGAATCGATAATTAAGAACCAGGTTGAATTGAGGGAGAGTTTTTACAGGAGAAATTCTGTTAATCTCCTTATCGGAAGAGCCCGGTTTATCGACCTGCATAAAATAGAAGTTACAGAACATACCGGCTTAAAAAAAGTTTATCAGTCGGATGCCTTTGTTATTGCTACGGGTTCACGGCCTTATCATCCGCCGGATGTCGACTTCACTCATCCGCGTATTATCGACAGCGATAAACTTCTTAAAATACAGGATAATCCTAAAACTTTGACTATATACGGTGCCGGAGTGATAGGTTGCGAATACGCTTCCATTTTCCGCGGCCTGAGTATAAAAGTAAATCTGATTAACACACGTCATCAGCTCCTTTCATTTTTAGACGATGAGATAATAGATGCGCTCGCTTATCACTTGCGTGAGAATGGTGTATTGATTAGGCATAACGAGGAATATGAAAAAGTTGTTCCTGACGATAAAGGCGTTACAATCTACCTTAAATCGAATAAACAGATCAGAAGCGAATACCTCCTCTGGGCGCAGGGAAGAACAGGAAACTCGCAGAATATGGGACTGGAGGAAATGGGAATTATTCCGGACGGAAGAGGCTCCATACCTGTTAATCAGTATTACCAGACAGTAGTTCCCCACATTTACGCTGTTGGCGACGTTATCGGATATCCTTCGCTTGCAAGCGCCGCGTACGATCAGGGAAGATTTGCCGCACGCAACCTTCTCTACAACGAACAAGCAACTCTGAAGATAGAAGATATTCCAACTGGTATATATACTCTTCCCGAAATCAGTTCGGTTGGATTGAATGAAAGGGAACTGACGGAGAAAAAGATTCCTTACGAAGTAGGTCATTCATTTTTCAGACATCTTGCAAGGGCACAAATAACCGGAAGAACTGTTGGAATGTTAAAGATACTGTTTCACCGCGATACTCTCGAGATTCTCGGTATTCATTGTTTCGGTTACGGCGCATCGGAAATTATTCATATCGGGCAGGCGATTATGTCCCAGAAGGGTGAAGGTAATAGTCTGATCTATTTTGTGAATACAACTTTTAATTATCCTACAATGGCAGAAGCTTACCGTGTTGCCGCGCTTAACGGAATCAACAGGGTTGAGCTTATTAAGAAAGGATTGAGATAA
- the ettA gene encoding energy-dependent translational throttle protein EttA — protein MSTEPNKIIYSMIGVSKYYNNKPVIKDIYLSYFYGAKIGVLGLNGSGKSTLLKILSGVDKDFNGETAVSPGFTIGLLEQEPLLDNSKTVKEVVQEGVQEIVDVLKEYDEINAKFAEPMTDDEMNDLLERQGRVQEKLDHLDAWDLDSKLDMAMDVLGCPPPDTPVEVLSGGERRRVALCRLLLKKPDILLLDEPTNHLDAETVLWLEAELNRYEGTIIAVTHDRYFLDNVAGWILELDRGEGIPWKGNYSSWLDQKKNRLLLEEKKETDRQKTLQRELEWIRMAPRARHAKSKARIASYEEMLNEETEKRQKELELYIPPGPRLGNIVIEAENVSKSYGEKLLFENLSFKLPPGGIVGVIGPNGAGKTTLFRMIVGQEKPDSGTFRIGETVKLAYVDQSREILDPGKSVWQMISGGDELLRLGNREINSRAYVGQFNFTGADQQKKVGMLSGGERNRVQLALALKEHANVILLDEPTNDLDVNTMRALEEGLLNFAGCAVVISHDRWFLDRICTHILAFEGDSKVVWFEGNFSDYQENRRERLGKDADVPHRVKYKKLTR, from the coding sequence ATGTCGACTGAACCGAACAAAATAATTTATTCGATGATCGGTGTAAGCAAGTATTATAATAACAAACCGGTCATAAAAGATATTTACCTTTCATATTTCTACGGAGCTAAAATCGGTGTATTAGGATTGAACGGATCCGGAAAAAGCACACTTCTAAAAATCCTTTCAGGTGTTGATAAAGATTTTAACGGAGAGACTGCCGTTTCACCCGGATTTACAATTGGACTGCTGGAACAGGAGCCGCTCCTCGATAATTCTAAAACAGTTAAGGAAGTGGTACAGGAAGGTGTTCAGGAAATTGTAGACGTTCTGAAAGAGTATGATGAAATAAATGCGAAGTTCGCAGAGCCGATGACGGACGATGAGATGAACGATCTGCTCGAGCGTCAGGGCAGGGTGCAGGAAAAGCTAGACCATCTTGATGCATGGGACCTCGATTCCAAACTGGATATGGCGATGGATGTTCTGGGATGCCCTCCTCCCGATACTCCCGTAGAGGTTCTTTCGGGCGGAGAACGGAGACGTGTTGCTCTATGCCGGCTGCTTCTTAAAAAGCCTGACATTCTGCTTCTTGATGAACCGACAAACCACCTGGACGCTGAGACCGTATTATGGCTTGAAGCGGAGTTGAACAGGTATGAAGGTACAATTATAGCAGTAACACACGACAGATATTTTCTTGATAACGTTGCCGGATGGATACTTGAACTTGATAGAGGTGAAGGCATTCCGTGGAAAGGAAATTATTCATCCTGGCTCGACCAGAAGAAAAACCGTCTTCTGCTGGAAGAGAAAAAAGAAACGGACAGACAAAAAACACTGCAGAGAGAACTTGAATGGATCAGGATGGCACCGAGGGCACGACATGCAAAATCGAAAGCAAGAATCGCATCATACGAGGAGATGCTGAACGAGGAGACCGAAAAAAGGCAGAAGGAATTGGAATTGTATATTCCTCCCGGTCCAAGACTCGGAAACATTGTAATTGAGGCGGAGAATGTATCCAAATCATACGGAGAAAAACTTTTATTCGAGAATCTTAGTTTCAAACTTCCTCCCGGCGGTATAGTCGGGGTAATCGGTCCGAACGGTGCCGGTAAAACAACTTTATTCAGAATGATTGTAGGACAGGAAAAGCCCGACAGCGGAACATTCAGGATCGGGGAGACTGTTAAGCTCGCTTATGTGGATCAGAGCCGCGAGATACTGGACCCGGGAAAGAGTGTCTGGCAGATGATTTCAGGAGGAGATGAACTTCTACGACTCGGCAACAGAGAAATTAATTCGCGTGCATATGTAGGTCAGTTTAATTTTACAGGCGCTGATCAGCAGAAGAAGGTTGGAATGCTATCGGGCGGTGAAAGGAATCGTGTTCAGCTTGCCCTCGCTCTCAAAGAACATGCAAATGTAATACTGCTGGATGAGCCTACAAACGATCTCGATGTAAATACAATGAGAGCTCTGGAAGAAGGACTCTTGAACTTTGCAGGCTGTGCAGTTGTAATTAGCCACGACCGCTGGTTCCTCGACCGTATCTGCACTCATATTCTTGCTTTCGAAGGAGACAGTAAGGTGGTCTGGTTTGAAGGTAATTTTTCCGATTACCAGGAGAACAGAAGAGAACGGCTTGGTAAAGATGCCGATGTTCCGCATAGGGTTAAGTACAAGAAATTGACACGGTAG
- a CDS encoding DUF302 domain-containing protein, which yields MGYHNSKTVDYSFDETIAKITEELKKEGFGVLTEIDVKETLKKKLDVDFRKYRILGACNPPFAHRALQAEDTLGVLLPCNVVVQEKENKVQVSFVNPMESMKSVGNPALEEIASEVSAKLEKVLQSI from the coding sequence ATGGGCTATCACAATTCAAAAACCGTTGATTATTCATTTGATGAAACAATTGCAAAAATAACCGAGGAATTGAAAAAGGAAGGATTCGGTGTGCTTACTGAAATAGATGTTAAGGAGACATTAAAGAAGAAACTTGATGTCGATTTCCGTAAATACAGAATTCTTGGCGCATGTAATCCGCCTTTTGCTCACAGAGCGCTTCAGGCCGAAGATACTCTCGGTGTTCTGCTCCCCTGTAATGTAGTTGTCCAGGAAAAAGAAAATAAAGTGCAGGTAAGTTTTGTTAATCCGATGGAATCAATGAAGAGTGTGGGGAATCCGGCACTTGAAGAAATTGCGTCGGAAGTTTCGGCTAAATTGGAAAAGGTTTTGCAAAGTATTTAA
- a CDS encoding SLC13 family permease, whose protein sequence is MNHQSRFRFNPFYLKSTGFFLGIFLFAVIWFFIDFGSQFYNAKLVSAVATLMAVWWIFESVPLAATSLVPLILFPLLGVVSASDIAPQYMNSTIMLFVGGFIIAIAMEKWNLHKRIALSVILLFGSSPAKIIFGFMVASGIISMWISNTATCLMVLPIGLSIIYKVESEFGIERSSNFSKSLMLAIAYSCTIGGIATLIGTPPNLIFQRMYKINFPDEPMIKFSEWMVFGVPLAAVMMIITWFVLTKIVYRSDSDLVLDKNIIREEKNKLGKMSYEEKSVLVVFFLTAFLWVFRSELDLGTFIIPGWSGLFPSMAFIDDSTVAITMALLLFLIPCGSNSHKFNFLLKQDDIGKVPWDIVLLFGGGFALADGFVKSGLSKLIGQEFAGLSGLPIIVLLAIICTIVVFTSELTSNSAQTTVILPVLASLAIETGIEPLTLMIPATFSVSLAFMMPVGTPPNAIVFGSHKLSVWDMVKAGFILNIIGIILVIILSNFFFI, encoded by the coding sequence ATGAACCACCAAAGCAGATTCCGATTCAATCCCTTCTATTTAAAAAGTACCGGTTTCTTCCTCGGTATTTTTTTATTTGCAGTAATCTGGTTCTTTATCGATTTCGGTTCTCAATTTTATAATGCAAAACTTGTTTCAGCAGTCGCCACTTTGATGGCTGTATGGTGGATTTTTGAATCGGTCCCGTTAGCCGCTACATCTCTGGTTCCTCTGATACTTTTCCCATTACTCGGTGTGGTCTCGGCATCCGATATTGCACCTCAATATATGAACTCAACAATTATGCTGTTCGTAGGGGGATTCATAATTGCGATTGCAATGGAAAAATGGAACCTCCATAAACGGATCGCTCTGAGTGTAATTCTATTGTTCGGCAGCAGTCCCGCAAAAATTATTTTCGGTTTCATGGTAGCATCAGGTATTATATCGATGTGGATTTCAAATACGGCCACTTGCCTGATGGTTCTGCCGATCGGGCTCTCGATTATTTATAAAGTTGAATCCGAATTCGGAATTGAACGGAGTTCGAATTTTTCCAAATCGCTTATGCTCGCTATTGCTTATTCCTGTACGATCGGCGGGATTGCTACTCTTATAGGTACACCACCGAATTTGATCTTTCAGAGAATGTATAAAATCAATTTCCCTGATGAACCGATGATTAAATTCAGCGAGTGGATGGTATTCGGAGTTCCGCTTGCTGCCGTGATGATGATTATTACATGGTTTGTTCTTACAAAAATAGTCTACCGATCCGACAGCGACCTGGTCCTCGATAAAAATATAATCCGCGAAGAAAAGAACAAACTCGGTAAAATGTCGTATGAGGAGAAGAGCGTTCTAGTAGTTTTCTTTCTTACAGCTTTTCTATGGGTTTTCAGAAGCGAACTCGATCTCGGCACTTTTATAATCCCGGGATGGTCTGGCCTCTTCCCGTCAATGGCTTTTATAGACGACAGCACTGTAGCTATAACGATGGCATTATTGCTCTTTCTTATTCCCTGCGGTTCAAATTCTCATAAATTTAATTTCCTGCTCAAACAGGACGATATAGGGAAAGTGCCCTGGGATATTGTACTTCTTTTCGGAGGAGGATTTGCTCTCGCCGATGGATTTGTAAAAAGCGGATTATCAAAGCTGATTGGTCAGGAATTTGCCGGGCTTTCAGGATTACCGATAATAGTGCTGCTGGCAATTATCTGTACAATTGTAGTTTTTACAAGCGAGCTTACTTCAAACTCAGCACAAACAACAGTAATTCTGCCGGTGCTTGCATCACTAGCAATAGAGACAGGAATAGAACCGCTTACATTAATGATACCCGCTACATTTTCCGTATCACTTGCTTTCATGATGCCGGTGGGTACGCCTCCGAATGCAATAGTATTCGGAAGCCATAAATTATCGGTCTGGGATATGGTGAAAGCTGGATTCATTCTGAATATAATAGGGATAATCTTGGTGATTATTCTTTCCAATTTCTTTTTCATATAG
- the bshB1 gene encoding bacillithiol biosynthesis deacetylase BshB1: MELDVLVFAAHPDDAEISMGGTIAKLSSAGLKVGVIDLSKGEMGTRGSVDTRKAEAQKASAILNITQRENLGFKDGGLKFNENYLHIIISRIRKYKPQFVFAPYFNDRHPDHIGTSQLIKEAFFFSGLPKIVTEENDKIQNPNRPKKLFYYMQTYEFDPVFIVDISETFELKMKSILAYSTQFHNPQSVEPETFISQPNFIKNLEARARVFGFKIGKDYGEPFYCEEKIELDLIHMLKKR, encoded by the coding sequence ATGGAGCTTGATGTTCTCGTCTTTGCTGCCCATCCGGATGATGCAGAAATTTCGATGGGAGGTACTATTGCTAAATTATCTTCAGCGGGACTTAAAGTAGGGGTTATTGACCTCAGCAAAGGTGAAATGGGTACGCGGGGATCTGTCGATACCAGAAAAGCTGAAGCCCAAAAAGCTTCTGCAATTCTTAATATAACCCAAAGAGAAAATCTGGGATTCAAAGACGGCGGACTCAAATTCAATGAGAACTACCTTCACATTATTATCAGCCGTATACGTAAATACAAACCTCAGTTTGTTTTTGCACCATACTTCAACGACAGACACCCGGACCATATCGGGACCAGTCAGCTTATCAAGGAGGCTTTCTTCTTCTCTGGATTACCTAAAATTGTAACTGAAGAAAACGATAAGATTCAGAATCCGAATAGACCTAAAAAACTTTTCTACTACATGCAGACATATGAATTCGATCCGGTGTTCATAGTCGATATCAGCGAAACATTCGAACTCAAGATGAAATCGATTCTTGCTTATTCAACACAGTTCCATAATCCGCAGAGTGTTGAACCTGAAACATTTATCTCTCAGCCGAATTTTATTAAAAATCTGGAAGCACGTGCACGGGTATTCGGATTTAAAATCGGAAAAGATTACGGCGAACCGTTTTATTGCGAAGAGAAAATTGAACTTGATCTAATACATATGTTAAAAAAACGCTAA